The following proteins are co-located in the Miscanthus floridulus cultivar M001 unplaced genomic scaffold, ASM1932011v1 fs_341_1_2, whole genome shotgun sequence genome:
- the LOC136531402 gene encoding kafirin PSK8-like, with amino-acid sequence LPALRQLAVANPAAYLLRQLLLPFNQLAVANAAAYLQQQQPLPITQSAVATAAAYHQQQQLLPVNPLALANPLAAAFLQQQQLLPFNQMSLINPALSWQQPNVGGAIF; translated from the coding sequence TTCTGCCAGCGCTCAGGCAACTAGCCGTGGCGAACCCTGCCGCCTACTTGCTACGGCAACTGCTGCTTCCATTCAACCAACTAGCTGTGGCGAACGCCGCTGCATACCTGCAACAGCAGCAGCCGCTTCCGATTACCCAGTCGGCTGTTGCAACCGCCGCTGCCTACCACCAGCAACAACAGCTGCTCCCAGTTAACCCATTGGCACTGGCTAACCCGTTGGCTGCCGCCTTCCTGCAGCAGCAACAATTGCTGCCATTCAACCAGATGTCTTTGATTAACCCTGCCTTGTCGTGGCAGCAACCCAACGTTGGAGGTGCCATCTTCTAG